A genomic window from Candidatus Acididesulfobacter guangdongensis includes:
- a CDS encoding FliI/YscN family ATPase, whose amino-acid sequence MGKIINLKEYFDALNNTETYIINGNITKAVGLAIETTHPYLSVGKICKIINNNNGNNSKTADGNEEFITAEVIGFKDGKAILMPYGDISGINQNSKIILLDEEEKFPVGDNLKGRVVDAFGNPMDDKGKVICSDYARIINEPPSPLSRSRIKEVMDVGVRAINALFTVGKGQRIGIFAGSGVGKSTLMGMTAKYTSASVNVIALIGERGREVREFIEKSLGEEGLKKSIIIVATSDKSPLVRMRAAFAATSVAEYFRDRGENVLLMMDSLTRFAMAVREIGLAAGEPPTMRGYTPSVFSVLPKLLERAAISDKGSITGIYTVLVEGDDLNEPISDTARSILDGHIVLSRKIAEEGTFPAIDPLSSISRVMPDIVSKEHLAKAREVLKTISDYRTNEDLINIGAYSKGSSKSIDFAIDSIDKIKNFIRQNFDEECSYDESVIQLQKLI is encoded by the coding sequence ATGGGTAAAATTATAAATTTAAAAGAATATTTTGATGCGCTGAATAATACCGAAACTTACATTATAAACGGCAATATCACAAAAGCCGTCGGTCTTGCTATCGAAACAACGCATCCTTACTTATCGGTCGGCAAAATATGTAAAATCATTAACAATAATAACGGCAATAATAGTAAAACCGCTGACGGCAACGAAGAGTTTATTACCGCAGAAGTTATAGGCTTTAAAGACGGTAAGGCTATTCTAATGCCTTACGGCGATATTTCAGGAATAAATCAAAATAGCAAAATAATACTATTGGACGAAGAAGAGAAATTTCCCGTAGGAGACAATCTAAAGGGCAGAGTGGTTGATGCCTTTGGGAATCCCATGGATGATAAAGGCAAAGTGATATGTTCGGATTATGCAAGGATTATTAATGAGCCTCCTTCGCCATTATCGCGAAGCAGAATAAAAGAAGTTATGGATGTGGGGGTCAGGGCGATTAATGCGCTCTTTACTGTAGGAAAAGGTCAGAGAATAGGTATTTTTGCCGGTTCAGGCGTAGGGAAAAGTACCCTTATGGGTATGACTGCAAAATATACCTCTGCAAGCGTGAATGTTATAGCTTTAATAGGTGAAAGAGGAAGAGAAGTTAGAGAATTTATAGAAAAAAGTCTCGGGGAAGAAGGACTGAAAAAATCTATTATTATTGTCGCAACCTCCGATAAATCTCCGCTTGTAAGGATGAGAGCGGCGTTTGCAGCAACCTCGGTAGCGGAATATTTTAGAGACAGGGGCGAAAATGTTTTATTAATGATGGATTCTCTGACAAGATTTGCTATGGCTGTCAGAGAAATAGGATTGGCGGCGGGAGAGCCTCCTACGATGCGAGGGTATACGCCTTCCGTTTTTTCCGTTTTACCAAAACTTTTAGAGAGGGCGGCAATATCTGATAAGGGAAGCATTACCGGCATTTATACCGTTTTAGTGGAAGGAGATGATTTAAACGAGCCCATATCCGATACCGCAAGGTCTATATTGGACGGACATATCGTATTGTCGAGAAAAATAGCCGAGGAGGGAACTTTTCCAGCTATCGATCCTTTGTCAAGCATTTCAAGGGTTATGCCGGATATAGTCTCCAAAGAGCATCTTGCCAAGGCGAGAGAGGTTTTAAAAACTATTTCGGATTACAGAACTAATGAAGACCTTATAAATATCGGAGCATATTCAAAAGGCTCTAGCAAAAGTATTGATTTCGCAATTGACAGCATAGACAAAATAAAAAATTTTATAAGACAAAATTTTGACGAAGAATGTTCTTATGATGAAAGCGTAATTCAATTGCAGAAACTTATTTAA
- the sppA gene encoding signal peptide peptidase SppA — protein sequence MSIFRRNKAAVINFSGAITSQSIAPYVSLIKKIEKTDSIKGVLFTIDSPGGSAIHSELLYFAIERLKKKGKRVYGYLELAASGGYLVASSLEKLYAPPSGIIGSIGVISMKPVLKEILGKIGVDYEILKKGKYKDMWSFTRHYTDEERASIDELQEDIYLRFIEIVSEGRKIPKDDVLKLATGELFSSKKSLSNKLIDEISDLDKAIEDLCKEINVNPEKVIYMQIKKPFFQKIINRSMVGIIEDIYYNLMF from the coding sequence ATGTCTATTTTTAGAAGAAATAAAGCGGCAGTGATTAATTTTTCAGGCGCCATAACATCGCAAAGTATAGCCCCTTATGTTTCTTTAATAAAAAAAATTGAGAAGACCGATTCGATAAAAGGCGTTCTTTTTACTATTGACAGCCCAGGCGGCAGCGCTATACATTCTGAACTTTTATACTTTGCAATAGAAAGATTAAAGAAAAAGGGCAAAAGAGTGTACGGGTATCTTGAACTTGCAGCATCCGGCGGATACTTAGTCGCTTCATCATTAGAAAAGCTTTATGCTCCGCCGTCCGGCATAATAGGTTCGATAGGAGTAATAAGCATGAAGCCGGTATTGAAGGAAATATTAGGCAAAATCGGCGTTGACTACGAGATTTTAAAAAAAGGCAAATATAAAGATATGTGGTCCTTTACCAGACATTATACAGACGAAGAAAGAGCGAGCATAGACGAACTTCAGGAAGATATTTATCTAAGATTTATAGAAATAGTTTCGGAAGGAAGAAAAATTCCTAAAGACGATGTTTTAAAACTTGCTACCGGAGAATTATTTTCTTCTAAAAAATCATTATCTAATAAACTTATCGACGAGATTTCTGATTTAGATAAAGCAATAGAAGATTTATGCAAAGAAATAAACGTAAATCCTGAAAAGGTTATCTATATGCAGATCAAAAAACCTTTTTTTCAAAAGATAATTAACAGGTCAATGGTCGGAATAATCGAAGATATATATTACAATTTAATGTTCTAG
- a CDS encoding flagellar motor protein → MDLASIIGFIMALGGLIAANTMQGSTIMQLMDPIGLTIVIIGTCGATIAGNPLPNLKKAVMSIKDVFISEKVDYESTIADIIDFAGKARKNGVLALEAEVETSDDKFMKKALSLVVDGIDPQVLTEIMETELGNLEDFGEESVKIFEQAGGYSPTLGIIGAVLGLIHVMQHLNNPNKLGAGIAVAFTATLYGLAFANLILFPIASKLKIRLKEKTLKNELVLKGVQSIQNGENPRLIEEKLKSFLSESQKAIYEAKNAR, encoded by the coding sequence ATGGATTTAGCATCAATTATAGGTTTTATTATGGCATTGGGCGGTTTAATAGCCGCAAATACCATGCAGGGCTCGACTATTATGCAATTAATGGACCCTATAGGTCTTACTATAGTCATAATAGGAACATGCGGCGCTACCATTGCCGGTAATCCTCTGCCAAATTTAAAAAAAGCGGTTATGTCCATTAAGGATGTATTTATTTCTGAAAAAGTCGATTATGAAAGCACTATAGCAGATATTATAGATTTTGCCGGAAAAGCCAGAAAAAACGGCGTTCTTGCTCTGGAAGCAGAGGTTGAAACCTCTGACGACAAGTTTATGAAAAAAGCGTTATCATTAGTAGTTGACGGCATAGACCCTCAAGTGCTTACGGAGATTATGGAAACAGAATTAGGCAATTTAGAAGATTTCGGAGAAGAAAGCGTAAAAATTTTTGAACAGGCAGGCGGATACTCTCCTACACTCGGTATTATAGGCGCTGTTTTAGGTCTGATTCACGTCATGCAGCATTTAAATAATCCAAATAAGTTGGGCGCCGGCATTGCCGTTGCTTTTACCGCTACTCTTTACGGTCTGGCGTTTGCAAATCTTATTTTGTTTCCTATAGCAAGTAAATTAAAAATAAGATTAAAAGAAAAAACGCTGAAAAATGAATTGGTGCTTAAAGGAGTCCAGTCAATTCAAAATGGTGAAAATCCACGACTTATAGAAGAAAAGCTGAAATCATTTTTGAGCGAAAGCCAAAAAGCAATATATGAAGCAAAGAACGCAAGATGA
- a CDS encoding chemotaxis protein MotB: protein MSLRRRKPPAESNKERWMISYGDFLTTLLSFFIVMFAISKVNNVRLKELAVSIQQAFGANKFITVSKSKPNLASTPKLIVPKVAPSTKVSAQNKKLIKEEKHEAHVFNMISVGIEKYIKGNKTYRTSLRIYRSTRGLTISLKGSDFFNSGSAKILRQFHPLLKYIASSLLKVKNNLSIEGYTDSTPIHTFKYPNNWMLSTARAVNVLRFFIKKVKFPPIRLSASGYGKYRPVASNKTAQGRALNRRVNIVVLSTFLNNELPKS from the coding sequence ATGAGTTTAAGACGAAGAAAACCCCCGGCGGAATCTAATAAAGAAAGATGGATGATCAGCTATGGCGATTTTTTGACCACTCTGCTGTCGTTTTTTATAGTTATGTTTGCAATTTCAAAGGTGAACAATGTCCGTTTAAAAGAACTTGCTGTTTCTATTCAGCAGGCTTTCGGAGCCAACAAATTTATTACCGTATCCAAATCTAAACCAAACCTCGCGTCAACCCCTAAATTAATTGTTCCGAAAGTTGCGCCTTCCACTAAAGTTTCTGCTCAGAATAAAAAACTTATAAAAGAAGAAAAACACGAAGCGCATGTTTTTAATATGATTTCTGTGGGTATTGAAAAATATATAAAAGGCAACAAAACATACAGAACGTCTCTGAGAATTTACAGGTCAACCCGCGGGTTGACTATTTCGCTTAAAGGGTCTGATTTTTTTAATTCGGGAAGCGCTAAAATCTTACGGCAATTTCATCCTCTTTTAAAATATATCGCATCTTCGCTTTTAAAAGTTAAAAACAACCTGTCTATTGAGGGTTATACAGATTCTACGCCGATTCATACCTTTAAATATCCCAATAACTGGATGCTCTCCACCGCCAGAGCCGTTAATGTTCTTAGATTTTTTATAAAAAAAGTTAAATTTCCGCCGATAAGACTTTCTGCTTCCGGCTATGGAAAATACAGACCGGTAGCTTCAAATAAAACCGCTCAGGGAAGGGCTTTAAACAGAAGGGTTAATATCGTGGTTCTTTCTACATTTCTTAACAATGAACTTCCAAAATCATAA
- a CDS encoding HDOD domain-containing protein: MKKDKFDEIMSAIKMTDNLPSLPEVIYKINSLMEDDTISVNYIGNLMTKDMSLSAKILKIVNSPFYGFPQRIYNLNLALVLLGSNTLKSIIITSSVFELMKDTMKGLWEHSLFCGLTAKYIAKQINGKKQLIDEDLVFSAGLLHDIGKLIIAIKFRDDFDSIIKLAEEKKQVYSEAEKEILDISHADVGYYLTKSWNYPASIYTPIRFHHDFMMLYKNENINKNYNVKSIADNKNKAYSSNNYIIETAIVNLSDILTKSLGIGFSGSIYVDEIKNEIMEILSIDLDFLKKIIEEIYYFKDELNVFN; the protein is encoded by the coding sequence ATGAAAAAAGATAAATTTGATGAAATAATGAGCGCTATTAAAATGACGGATAATCTTCCTTCATTGCCGGAGGTTATTTATAAAATTAATAGCTTAATGGAAGACGACACTATCTCAGTTAATTATATAGGTAATTTAATGACAAAAGATATGAGTTTGTCGGCAAAAATACTTAAAATAGTCAACTCCCCTTTTTACGGTTTTCCGCAAAGGATTTATAATTTAAATCTTGCTCTTGTTCTGCTCGGTTCTAATACATTAAAAAGCATTATAATTACATCTTCGGTTTTTGAATTAATGAAAGACACCATGAAAGGTTTATGGGAGCACAGCCTGTTTTGCGGATTAACGGCAAAATATATTGCGAAACAGATAAACGGGAAGAAACAGCTAATAGATGAAGATCTGGTTTTTTCTGCCGGTTTGCTGCATGATATAGGCAAACTTATCATCGCAATAAAATTCAGAGACGATTTCGACTCTATAATCAAATTAGCTGAAGAAAAGAAACAGGTCTATTCAGAGGCAGAAAAGGAAATTTTAGATATATCTCACGCCGACGTTGGATATTATTTAACTAAATCGTGGAATTATCCTGCTTCCATTTATACACCTATAAGATTTCATCACGATTTTATGATGTTATACAAAAATGAAAATATAAATAAAAATTATAATGTAAAATCAATAGCCGACAATAAAAACAAGGCATATTCCTCTAATAACTATATAATTGAAACCGCAATAGTTAATTTATCCGACATTCTAACTAAATCACTTGGAATAGGTTTTTCAGGCAGCATTTATGTTGATGAAATTAAAAATGAAATAATGGAAATACTGTCTATAGATTTAGATTTCTTAAAGAAAATTATTGAAGAAATTTACTATTTCAAAGATGAATTAAATGTTTTTAACTAA
- a CDS encoding GGDEF domain-containing protein → MHENKEIIFIVSKKEFELTEYFTKELYNYNLQFYESINQAYYSVYVSPPSLILVDLRYEIFGETDTDNKITDLNAVRINRIENKNTQNKDNGKNINNNNQYNKLSDYSIAAEPMVSASASSSFSDKNCSSTASKKDCYAVYHDIYSMTDNIQKDNIISNIPLVFILPRNFNFKNIIDLDCCSMKDYVKEPLLKNELLYKVKISLLFSRTQLDANPLTKLPGNSSIINEVKKRITNNINCSFAYIDIDNFKSYNDKYGFLSGDEIIMLTSRLIASTAYDISKNRKRHGREVFVGHIGGDDFVAISHPEDIVEICSNIISNFDKIIPSFYDETDKSNGYIETYDRSNVLRQIPLMSLSVAIIPDINKRVSHYGEISEITSALKSKAKNSPGSKIVIDKRGKK, encoded by the coding sequence ATGCATGAAAACAAAGAAATTATTTTTATTGTTTCAAAAAAAGAATTTGAACTGACGGAATATTTTACTAAAGAGCTCTATAATTACAACCTGCAATTTTACGAATCTATAAATCAGGCATACTATTCTGTTTATGTATCTCCCCCTTCTCTTATTTTAGTAGATTTAAGGTATGAAATATTTGGAGAAACGGATACAGACAATAAAATAACAGACTTAAATGCCGTCCGTATCAATAGGATAGAAAACAAAAATACTCAAAATAAAGATAACGGTAAAAATATTAACAATAACAATCAATATAATAAATTATCCGATTATTCTATTGCTGCCGAACCGATGGTTTCAGCCTCTGCTTCATCATCATTCTCTGATAAAAACTGCAGCAGCACGGCTTCAAAAAAAGACTGCTATGCCGTTTATCACGATATTTACAGTATGACTGACAACATCCAGAAAGATAATATAATCAGCAATATACCATTAGTTTTTATCCTGCCGCGCAATTTTAATTTTAAAAATATTATAGATTTAGACTGCTGTTCTATGAAAGACTACGTGAAAGAACCGCTGTTAAAGAATGAGCTGCTCTATAAAGTAAAAATATCTCTGCTGTTTTCAAGAACTCAATTAGATGCCAATCCGCTGACAAAATTACCCGGAAATTCATCAATAATCAACGAAGTAAAAAAAAGGATAACAAACAATATAAACTGTTCTTTCGCTTATATCGATATTGATAATTTTAAATCTTATAACGATAAATACGGTTTTTTAAGCGGCGATGAAATAATAATGCTGACTTCAAGACTCATAGCTTCAACAGCATATGACATATCAAAAAATCGCAAAAGGCACGGCAGGGAAGTTTTTGTCGGACATATAGGCGGGGACGATTTTGTAGCTATTTCTCATCCTGAAGATATTGTAGAAATTTGCAGTAATATAATTTCAAATTTTGACAAAATAATACCGTCTTTTTACGATGAAACGGATAAATCAAACGGCTATATAGAAACCTATGACAGGTCTAACGTTTTAAGACAGATTCCATTAATGTCGCTGTCGGTAGCGATAATTCCGGATATCAACAAAAGAGTATCTCATTACGGTGAAATAAGTGAAATAACCTCAGCTTTAAAATCGAAAGCAAAAAATTCGCCCGGTTCAAAAATAGTTATAGACAAAAGAGGAAAGAAATAA
- a CDS encoding flagellar assembly protein FliW: MNSETILVKSKYYPDGVEVEKVKIIEFLKPILGFNDYRKFCILNVDKEKNIPFFILQSVDNEKLCFIITDPNTFFNDYSVPVTKEEKEILGLQDESKAIIFVIASMTADITNATVNLKGPIVINTLTHKAIQCVLINENYTTNQKLPIIKKSETEQKMKQEQKKTDL, encoded by the coding sequence GTGAACAGCGAAACAATTTTAGTGAAGAGCAAATATTATCCCGATGGAGTAGAGGTAGAAAAGGTTAAAATTATAGAATTTCTAAAACCTATTCTCGGGTTTAACGATTACAGAAAATTTTGCATTTTAAACGTTGATAAAGAAAAAAATATACCATTTTTTATTCTGCAGAGTGTTGACAACGAAAAGCTATGTTTTATAATTACCGATCCTAATACTTTTTTTAATGATTACAGCGTGCCTGTAACTAAAGAAGAAAAAGAAATTTTAGGATTACAGGATGAAAGCAAAGCTATAATATTTGTTATAGCAAGTATGACGGCGGATATAACGAACGCTACAGTGAATCTTAAAGGTCCGATAGTAATTAATACATTGACGCATAAGGCTATACAATGCGTTCTTATTAACGAAAATTATACAACAAATCAAAAACTGCCTATAATTAAAAAAAGCGAAACGGAACAGAAGATGAAGCAAGAGCAGAAGAAAACTGATTTGTAA
- the csrA gene encoding carbon storage regulator: protein MLILNRREGESIKIGDDIEIEIVSVNGNSVKIGINAPQEVSILRKELYDSIISENINASMVDLGVDLGVDLGVDLEKLSELKFSLQQSEENINNKK, encoded by the coding sequence ATGCTCATATTAAACAGACGGGAAGGCGAAAGTATAAAGATAGGCGACGATATAGAGATAGAGATAGTTTCGGTCAACGGAAACAGCGTAAAAATCGGCATAAACGCCCCGCAAGAAGTTTCTATTCTCAGAAAAGAATTGTATGACAGTATAATTTCTGAAAATATAAACGCATCTATGGTTGATTTAGGGGTTGATTTAGGGGTTGATTTAGGGGTTGATTTAGAAAAATTGTCTGAACTGAAATTTTCCTTGCAACAATCCGAAGAAAATATAAACAATAAAAAATGA